A region from the Nematostella vectensis chromosome 13, jaNemVect1.1, whole genome shotgun sequence genome encodes:
- the LOC5518574 gene encoding procathepsin L, giving the protein MKAFLACLLVAVLIAQCFSELSQDRQWHAWKDFHGKTYTGEEEDLRRAIWNDNLEIVKKHNAENHSYKLDMNHFADLTVTEFKQRFMGYRAASNSTGGSTFLPLSNVQLPAEVDWRDKGFVTAVKNQGQCGSCWAFSSTGSLEGQHFRKTGKLVSLSEQNLVDCSKKYGNNGCEGGLMDYAFKYIKNNDGIDTEQSYPYTARDGQCHFKPGSVGATVTGYTDVQRGSEGDLQSAVATVGPISVAIDAGHSSFQLYKTGVYSEPDCSSTQLDHGVLAVGYGAEDGKDYWLVKNSWGEGWGMNGYIKMSRNKDNQCGIATQASYPLV; this is encoded by the exons ATGAAAGCGTTTTTAGCTTGTCTGCTAGTGGCCGTACTTATAGCACAATGCTTTTCTGAGCTGAGCCAGGACAGACAATGGCACGCATGGAAGGATTTTCACGGAAAGACTTACACAGGCGAAGAAGAGGACCTTCGACGTGCAATCTGGAACGACAACTTAGAG attgTAAAGAAGCACAATGCAGAGAATCACTCATACAAGCTCGACATGAACCATTTCGCGGACTTGACCGTGACCGAGTTCAAGCAGAGATTTATGGGATACCGCGCCGCCTCTAACTCGACTGGCGGTTCGACATTCCTGCCCTTGAGCAATGTACAGCTACCCGCGGAAGTAGACTGGAGGGACAAGGGATTTGTTACAGCCGTCAAAAACCAAG GTCAGTGCGGTTCGTGCTGGGCCTTCAGTTCCACTGGGTCTTTGGAGGGTCAGCATTTCAGGAAAACCGGCAAATTGGTCTCCCTTAGCGAACAGAATCTGGTGGACTGCTCTAAAAAATACGGCAACAACGGCTGCGAGGGGGGCCTTATGGATTATGCCTTTAA GTACATCAAGAATAATGATGGCATTGATACTGAGCAGAGCTACCCGTATACAGCGCGTGACGGCCAATGTCACTTCAAGCCCGGGAGTGTGGGAGCCACTGTTACAG GTTACACTGACGTCCAAAGAGGGAGCGAGGGAGATCTACAGAGCGCCGTAGCTACTGTTGGTCCCATCTCGGTGGCCATTGACGCAGGCCACAGCTCATTCCAGCTCTACAAGACTGGTGTCTACAGCGAGCC GGATTGTAGCAGCACGCAACTGGATCATGGGGTACTGGCGGTCGGTTATGGAGCCGAGGATGGAAAGGACTATTGGCTAGTGAAGAActcctggggggaggggtggggcatgaATGGGTACATCAAGATGTCCAGGAATAAAGACAACCAATGCGGAATCGCCACACAGGCCAGCTACCCCCTCGTCTGA